A region from the Aegilops tauschii subsp. strangulata cultivar AL8/78 chromosome 5, Aet v6.0, whole genome shotgun sequence genome encodes:
- the LOC141020518 gene encoding pentatricopeptide repeat-containing protein At2g02980, chloroplastic, with amino-acid sequence MSSSPLTATPTPLLPAKSKSPPSHHPLLPHLPHCTSLRALAQLHAAAVKSGLGAYPAFVTRLLTLCTEQGAAPAHLEYARQVFDRIPSPGDVVWYNTLLRGYARSADGAAPHAEATRVFVRMLEEGVAPDTYTFVSLLKACAAGRAGEEGRQAHGVAVKTGAADHEYVLPTLINMYAECGDTRSAHAMFGRVPDGDCVVSYNAMITAAVRSSRPGEALVLFREMQAKGLKPTPVTLTSVLSACALLGALELGRWIHEYVRKAGLDSLVKVNTALIDMYGKCGSLEDAIGVFQGMESIDRQAWSVMIVAYANHSYGREAISLFEEMRKQGIKPDAVTFLGLLYACSHSGMVSEGLQYFDSMREYGIVPGIKHYGCVTDLLARSGQLEKAYKFIDELPIKPTAILWRTLLSACGSHGAVDLGKRVFERILELDDTHGGDYVIYSNLCANTGEWEEMNRVRKLMNEKGVVKVPGCSSIEIDNRVHEFFAGDARHPHARRMVDQVIEQLKLVGYVPNTSQVFHVEMGEEEKATSLRYHSEKLAISFGLLNTSPGTTLRVVKNLRVCPDCHSMAKLVSMLFNRQIILRDLNRFHHFEDGVCSCGDYW; translated from the coding sequence ATGTCGTCCTCGCCTCTGACCGCCACGCCCACCCCTCTCCTTCCCGCCAAGTCCAAGAGCCCGCCGTCGCACCACCCGCTCCTCCCCCACCTCCCGCACTGCACGAGCCTCCGGGCGCTCGCCCAGCTCCACGCCGCCGCCGTCAAGTCCGGCCTGGGCGCGTACCCGGCCTTCGTCACCAGGCTCCTCACGCTCTGCACCGAGCAGGGCGCGGCCCCGGCGCACCTCGAGTACGCAcggcaggtgttcgacagaatccCCAGCCCCGGGGACGTCGTCTGGTACAACACGCTGCTGCGCGGGTACGCGCGCTCGGCCGACGGCGCCGCCCCGCACGCCGAGGCGACGCGGGTGTTCGTGCGGATGCTGGAGGAGGGCGTTGCGCCGGACACGTACACGTTCGTGTCGCTGCTCAAGGCGTGCGCGGCGGGGCGGGCCGGGGAGGAGGGCCGGCAGGCGCACGGCGTGGCCGTCAAGACAGGCGCCGCGGACCACGAGTACGTCCTGCCCACGCTGATCAACATGTACGCCGAGTGCGGGGACACGCGGTCGGCGCATGCCATGTTTGGCAGGGTGCCGGACGGGGACTGCGTGGTCTCGTACAATGCAATGATCACCGCCGCTGTGAGGAGCAGCCGGCCCGGGGAGGCGCTGGTGCTGTTCCGGGAGATGCAGGCCAAGGGGCTCAAGCCGACGCCCGTGACGTTGACCAGCGTGCTCTCGGCGTGCGCACTACTGGGAGCATTGGAGCTGGGGAGGTGGATCCACGAGTATGTCAGGAAGGCAGGGCTTGACTCCCTCGTGAAGGTCAACACTGCGCTGATCGACATGTATGGGAAGTGCGGGAGCTTGGAGGATGCCATCGGTGTGTTCCAGGGTATGGAATCAATAGACAGGCAAGCATGGTCCGTGATGATCGTGGCGTATGCTAACCACAGCTACGGCAGGGAGGCCATTTCGCTGTTCGAAGAGATGAGGAAGCAAGGGATAAAGCCGGATGCTGTTACATTCCTGGGCCTGCTCTATGCCTGTAGCCATTCTGGCATGGTGAGCGAAGGGCTACAATACTTCGACAGCATGAGGGAGTATGGTATCGTTCCTGGGATAAAGCACTACGGTTGCGTGACTGATTTGCTAGCCCGATCAGGTCAGCTTGAAAAGGCTTACAAGTTCATTGATGAGCTACCAATAAAGCCCACCGCCATCTTATGGAGGACGTTGCTTTCTGCCTGTGGAAGCCATGGAGCTGTTGATCTTGGAAAACGTGTCTTTGAGAGGATTCTTGAGCTGGATGATACTCATGGTGGTGACTATGTAATATACTCGAACTTGTGCGCCAACACTGGGGAATGGGAAGAAATGAACAGGGTAAGGAAGCTGATGAATGAAAAGGGGGTGGTAAAGGTGCCTGGCTGTAGCTCAATTGAGATAGATAACAGGGTTCATGAGTTCTTCGCAGGAGATGCAAGACACCCACATGCACGCCGAATGGTTGATCAAGTGATTGAGCAGCTAAAACTTGTTGGTTATGTCCCTAATACGTCCCAGGTCTTCCATGTTGAAATGGGCGAGGAGGAGAAGGCCACAAGCCTAAGATACCACAGTGAGAAGCTGGCGATTTCTTTCGGGCTTCTAAATACATCTCCAGGAACTACTCTCCGTGTTGTTAAGAACCTTCGTGTATGTCCAGATTGTCATTCGATGGCAAAGCTTGTCTCTATGCTCTTTAATAGGCAGATCATACTCAGAGATCTAAATCGTTTCCACCACTTTGAGGATGGGGTCTGCTCTTGTGGAGACTACTGGTAG
- the LOC109744990 gene encoding leucine-rich repeat extensin-like protein 6: MAMMGSTAAVLLALVVVASPLLLAASQPVGAPSMAPPAAAPATNNSRLEKAYVALQALKKAITDDPKNLTKNWCGPDVCSYYGVYCATAPDDPCARTVASVDLNHGDLAGTLPEELGLLSDLAVFHLNSNRFCGALPDALRSLHLLHEIDVSNNQLTGNFPSQLLCLPNVQYVDIRFNNFCGEVPAAIFEKKIDALFINNNNFEFTLPANFSSSTASVIVLANLPRVGGCLPSSIGDMAGTLNELILLNSGISSCIPPEIGKLDKLTVLDLSSNGIVGKLPDTIGNMRALEQLNVANNMLAGEIPESICALPNLKNFTYSHNFFCGEPHRCLEVPHIDDRQNCIAGRPDQRPGEQCIEFLHRPPAQCAAHGQSSPPPMYAPPPPMY; encoded by the exons ATGGCGATGatggggtcgacggcggcggtgcTCCTGGCGCTGGTGGTGGTGGCGTCGCCGCTGCTGCTGGCGGCGTCGCAGCCGGTGGGGGCGCCGAGCATGGCGCCGCCAGCCGCGGCGCCGGCGACGAACAACTCGCGGCTGGAGAAGGCGTACGTGGCGCTGCAGGCGCTGAAGAAGGCCATCACGGACGACCCCAAGAACCTGACCAAGAACTGGTGCGGCCCCGACGTGTGCAGCTACTACGGCGTCTACTGCGCGACGGCGCCCGACGACCCGTGCGCGCGCACCGTGGCCTCCGTGGACCTCAACCACGGCGACCTGGCCGGCACGCTGCCGGAGGAGCTGGGCCTGCTCTCCGACCTCGCCGTCTTCCACCTCAACTCCAACCGCTTCTGCGGCGCGCTCCCGGACGCGCTCCGCTCCCTCCACCTCCTCCACGAGATCGACGTCAGCAACAACCAGCTCACCGGCAACTTCCCCTCTCAGCTCCTCTGCCTCCCCAACGTCCAGTACGTCGACATCAG GTTTAACAACTTCTGCGGCGAGGTGCCGGCGGCCATCTTCGAGAAGAAGATCGACGCGCTCTTCATCAACAACAACAACTTCGAGTTCACGCTGCCGGCCAACTTCAGCAGCTCCACGGCGTCGGTGATCGTGCTGGCCAACCTGCCGCGGGTCGGGGGGTGCCTGCCCAGCAGCATCGGCGACATGGCCGGGACACTCAACGAGCTGATCCTCCTCAACAGCGGCATCTCCTCCTGCATCCCGCCGGAGATCGGCAAGCTGGACAAGCTCACGGTGCTCGACCTCAGCTCCAACGGCATCGTTGGCAAGCTGCCGGACACCATCGGCAACATGCGCGCCCTCGAGCAGCTCAACGTCGCGAACAACATGCTCGCCGGCGAGATCCCCGAGAGCATCTGCGCGCTGCCAAACCTCAAGAACTTCACCTACTCCCACAACTTCTTCTGCGGCGAGCCGCACCGGTGCCTCGAGGTGCCCCACATCGACGACCGGCAGAACTGCATCGCCGGACGCCCCGACCAGCGGCCTGGCGAGCAGTGCATCGAGTTCCTCCACCGGCCGCCGGCACAGTGTGCTGCGCACGGGCAATCGTCGCCACCGCCGATGTACGCGCCTCCACCGCCGATGTACTGA